Genomic DNA from Paenibacillus donghaensis:
GTGTTCTCACCAAGTGCTACTCGTCCGAGCCTGTCATACCACACCGCGCGACAAGGAGGCTAAGAATAACAAATGAAGGCCGTCGCCAGTAACCAACGCTTAACTTTCAGACTACTAACGGACTCAGGAGCCTCTATTCAGGCAAAAACCCACTAGTTAGGGCCTGTTTTTCCAATATAGAGGCTATGAGGTCCGCTAGACTCCAAACCATCGCAGGAATGAGGAAATAGGAGCTATGCGGTCCGCTAGGACGTGGGTTATCTGAAGTTCGGTGGCGAAGCCGGTTCTTCTTGAAATATAAGAATTTATATGTTGCACGCTATAATTTATCCTTCTATTTCTCGCAGAAACGGATGCCGCCTCTTGCAGTGGACGGCGAAGCCGTTTCTTCTTGTTCAACGTAGAATTTGGTCCGCTGGCGTGCGAATCCGGTTCACCAGCAGCGGACGATCCTCCCGGTACGAAGACCGATCCTCCCTATCGGAGGCGCTTCAGCTTCTGATAGGATGAAAGCGTAAACAATAACAGTGTAAAGGAGATTCCGCTATGGGGGTACCTTCTGGCGAACTGCTTCGCGGCGCCGAACCGGTTCGATCCTCCCGCAAGAAGCTGCAGAACAAATACAAGCTGTTCCTGATGGCTTTGCCGTTTCTTGTGGTGACCTTTGTGTTCTATTATCTGCCGATCAGCGGCTGGCTGTATGCCTTCTATGATTTCATTCCCGGCATTCCGCTGGCGGATACACCTTATGTCGGGCTGAAATGGTTCCGGACGATGGTGTCCAATCCCACGCAGACCGCCGAGGTGCTGCGTGTGCTGAAGAATACACTCGCCATGAGCTCGCTGGGGCTGATAACCTCCGTATTTCCGGTTATCTTCGCCATCCTGTTGTCCGAGATCCGCTCCGGCTGGTACCGCAAGCTGGTGCAGACCTTGACCACGATCCCGAACTTCATCAGCTGGATTCTGGTCTACGCGCTCGCCTTCTCCTTGTTCTCTGTGGATAACGGAGTGATTACCAGCATTCTGGTGCAGCTGGGATTTGTGGAAGAAGGTCATAATTTCCTCGCGTCCAGCTCCAATGTCTGGATTACGATGATAGCCTGGTACTGGTGGAAATCACTGGGCTGGGGGGCAATTCTGTATCTGGCGGCGATTGCCGGCATTGACCAGGAGCTGTACGAAGCAGCGGAAGTAGACGGCGCCAGCCGGTTCCGCAAAATCTGGCACATCACCGTGCCCGGTCTTATCCCCACCTTTTTTGTTCTGCTGCTGCTCTCGATCGGCAATCTGGTCAACAACGGAATGGAGCAGTATTTTGCCTTCCAGAATGCGATGAACAAGGACTCGATTGAAGTGCTGGACCTGTATGTGTACAATATCGCGTTCGCCAACAATTTCCCGTTTGCTACAGCTGTCAGTATGCTGAAATCGGTCGTAAGTGTGCTGTTGCTGTTCGCGGCCAATACATTGTCCAAGGTTGTGCGTGACGAATCCATCATATAAGCAGAGGTGATCCCACTTGAAAATGCGAGCATTAAAGCCTGGTGAAGCCATGTTTCAGGGTATCATCTACCTGCTCTTCGGACTGTTTACCCTGAGCTGTATCTACCCGTTCTATTATCTGTTCATCAACACGATCAGCGCCAATGATCTAAGTGCCGGAGGGTATATCAAATATTATCCGCGCGGCATCCATTTCGATAACTATGCCAAGGTGCTCAGCATCAGCGGCTTAAGCCATGCTGCTCTAGTGTCTGTATACCGGACAGTGGCGGGCACCCTGCTGACGGTTGGCGCATCCGCTTTTCTCGGCTATCTCTTCACCAAAAAAGAAATGTGGGGCCGCAAAATCTGGTACCGCAGCGTGGTGGTGACGATGTATTTCAGCGCCGGTCTGATTCCCTGGTACATTACGATGCACAATCTGCATCTGACCAATAATTATCTGGCTTATATTCTGCCTTCCATCATTACTCCGTTCAATATCATTCTCGTCAAAACCTTTGTCGAGGCCATTCCGCCCTCACTGGAGGAGTCGGCAAGCATGGATGGCGCAGGGTATCTGCGGGTGTTCTGGAGTATCATTGTGCCGCTGACCGTGCCGATTCTGGCTACGATTACGATTTTTTCGGCGGTCAACCAGTGGAATTCCTTCATTGATACCGCATTTCTGATGACGGATACCCGGTATTACACGCTGCAATTTCTGTTATGGCGTTATCTGAATGAATCCAGCTCACTGGCCGCGCTGATCCGTAATTCTCCCGATATGGCGGCAAGCATCCAGAATATGCAGACACCGACTTCGGTGCGGATGACCGTTACGATGATTGTAGTGCTGCCGATTCTGATTGTGTATCCGTTCTTTCAGCGTTATTTCGTCAAGGGCATTATGATTGGGGCGGTAAAAGGCTGATGAAACGGCAGCAGGCAAGGGCTGACCGGCACAGGGCAACCCCCGGGTTACACTCTGCATCTGGCGGAGTTGAACTATAGGCAAGGCCATTTAAAGGGAGGGATATAGCAATGAAACTAAGATCAACGCTGCTTCTGCTCTTATCCGCAATGCTGGTGTTCGTGCTTGCAGCATGCGGTGGAGGAAATAATTCATCGGCACCGGAGTCCACAGCGCAAACAAGCAAGCCTTCGGCTGAGGCCAGCAGCCCGGTTGCGGAAACGTCGGCACCGGATGACGGTACACTGGACCACTCCAAGCCGCTGAAGCTGACGGTCTTCTCCACAACAGCCAATTATGCCGGACCGCAGACAGGCTGGTTCGCCAAGATTATCAAGGATAAATTCAATATGGAGCTGGAGATTGTAGCGTCCAACCTGACGGGCGGCGATACGAAGATCTCGGCGCTGATGGCTTCAGGGGATATGGGAGACATCATCATCTTCGGTGACGACAAGAACCATTATCCGAATGCCATTAAAGGCAAGCTGCTGCTGGACTGGACCCAGGATGGATTGCTTGAGCAATATGGCAAGGATATTAACGCAACCTTCCCGAAGGCAGTGGAGAAGGCAAAGGTGGCTTTTGGCGGCGGAGCGTCGGTCTACGGGATCGGAAACAATGTCGCTACCAATCCAAGCGGCCCCTCCGAAGGTAAGGATATGACCTGGGGCCCGGATCTGCGCTGGGATCTCTACCAGCAGGCAGGTGCACCTGAAATTAAGACGATTGAGGATTACCTGCCAGTGCTGAAGCAGATGCAGGAGCTGGAGCCGAAGAATGAGAACGGCAAAAAAACCTATGCCTTCTCGCTCTGGTCCGACTGGGATGGCAACTACAAAATGACACTGGCGAAGCAGTTCGCCAACATGCTTGGCTATGACGAAATTGCCGATACTGCCGTCTATGTGAAGGCAGATGAGGAGAAGTATTATGATTTCCTGTCGGAGGACAGCTGGTACATGAAGTCCCTGAAACTGTATTATGAAGCGAACCAGATGGGACTGCTGGACCCTGATTCCCTGACGCAGAAGTTCGATGATGTGGTTGCCAAATACAAGGACGGAAGAGTCCTGTTCTCCTGGTTCCCATGGCTGGGCGCAGCCAACTATAATACACCGGAAAAAACCGCAGAAGGCAAGGGATTCGCTCTGGTTCCGTTCAAGGATGAGCTGATGTATTCCACCGGCTTCAACGTCTATGGCGGAAACGGCATTATCGCCATTGGGGCGAAGGCCAAGGAACCGGCGCGGATTATGGAGCTGATCAACTGGATGTATACCCCGGAGGGCGCGATGATCTCGGCGGGCAGCGGAACCGCGGTTCCGAACGGACCGGAGGGTCTGACCTGGGAGATGGACAGCAGCGGCAAGCCTGTGGTAACCGATTTCGGCTGGAAGGCTTACACCGATCAGCAGAATACCCAGGTTCCAGCGGAATATGGCGGCGGGGACTACTACTATGGCTCCAACCAGATGAACTTCTCCTTCGTTGTGCCGGCGATGGTGAATCCCGACAACAAAGAGCCGTATGACCACAACTTGTGGACGACGACCCTGCAGCGCAATCCCTCTAAGCTCGATAGTGACTGGAGAGCGAAGATGGGCGTGCTGACACCGAAGGAATATTTTGAGAAGAACAATCTGCTGGCTGTTGCCCCTCAGGGCTTCACAGGCAAAGAGCCGCTGACAATGGATAAGACGCTGGAGCAGAAGAACAAACAAATCGGTACGGTGATCCAGCAAATCTCGTGGAAAATGGTATTCGCCAAGAATCAGGCCGAATATGACAAGCTGAACAAAGAGCTGCATGACAAGGTGAATGGTCTTGGTTATGCCGAGGTGATGGAATTCTCCGTTAAGAAGGCCGAAGAGCTGTTCGAGGCCCGCAAAAGCGTGAAGTAAATCGGAGTAGAGAGTTCAATAAGGCAGGGCAGGGCAGCGAGTAGGCTGTCCTGCCTTTATTCAAAATATAAGCAAGTATAAGTTTCACCTGAACCTTTATCCTTCTATTTCTCGCAGAAATTGCCGTCTCTGAATGTAAGGTGAAGCGTTTTCTGCTTATATTCAATCCGGGTGATGTCTGGTATTCTTTTAGCATAGAGTAGAGCGCTTTCATCTGGTGGGGAGGACGGCTGCAGATGATCAAAATACCGTTCGTCCATTCGGCTTCGGCAACCACTTCCTTGCGCAGAACCCTGGTAATCTATCTGCTGATTGGAACGCTGCTGCCGCTGCTGCTGGTGGGGGTGTTGTCGTATACCTCGATTTATTCCATTCTGACCGGCAAAATCGGTAACGGCATCCTGGCTAGCCTGCGACAGGAAGGCTCCAGTCTGGAGAACACGATTGAGAATATGGATTTCGCTTCCAAGCAGTTTGCGCTCGATGGGCAGATTGTGGAGGAGATGTCTGCGTTTCTGCAGGCCAAGCAGATCTACCGCAAATCGCAGATTATGAATTCAATTAATGAGAAGATTAATCTGGTCAATTTCACCAACCCTTACATTGGCCTCACCGCCTATATTATGCCGGGCAGCGAGGACCCGGTGCTGTTTACCAATATGAGTACACGCAGGGATTTCGACATCGGGCGGCTGCCTGCCTTTATGCGTTATAACGGTGCCGATTATTATGGTCCGCATAGCACGATGTATGCCGTGGGCGACAATCTGGTGTTCTCGGAACGGCGGATTGTCCGGGTGGACGGAACTCACCGGCTGTATATTTATCTGGAGACGAATTATAGCCAGCTGAGCCGGATTTTTAATCAAGAGGCCTATGGGATGCAGGTGAACCATCTGCTGGTGAACCAGCAGGGGGATCAGACCTACGAGATTGACGGCAGACTGCCTGCGGGAATCACCCGTGCGGCGGGGGAGCGTTCCGGTATTGTCCATGAGCAGCTTGATGGCTATCACCTGTTCCGTTATGAGAGTCCGCAGGGCTGGAAGCTTGTCGCTGTAGTCAAGAAATCGGTCTTTAACAGTGAGATCAACTCCTGGTTATACACGATGCTGCTGCTGTCTTTATTAACCCTGCTGCTTGCGGGAGTGCTGGCGTATCTGATCTGGCGCAGAGTTTATGGGCCGCTGCGCAAGCTGAATCTTGAGATTATCCGTATGGCTGAGAATGTAACGACCCCCGTGTCCTTCACCCGGGTCGAGGAGTTTGATTTCGTACTCAGCAATTTCCAGCAGATGAAGGAACAGGTCAATGAGCTGATTGTGGCGGTAGCCCGCAATGAGAAGCAGAAGAGCCAATTCGAGATCGAGAAGCTGCTCAGCCAGATCAACCCGCATTTCCTGCACAATACGCTGAATACTGTGCAGTGGCTGGCCCGCCTGAACGGCCAGAAGGAGATCGACAAGCTGGTGACGCTGTTGGTGAAGGTGCTTCATTACAATTTGGGCAAGCAGAGTATTATCGTCACGATCAGCGAGGAGATTGAAGCCATCCGCAACTATATGGAGCTGCAGCGCATCCGCTATGACTATGAATTTGAATTCCTTGTGCAGGCGGAGGAGGAGGTGCTGGCTGCGGCTGTTCCACGCTTTCTGCTGCAGCCGCTGGTGGAGAATTCCATCTATCATGGGCTCAGCGATCAGGGGAAGGTGGAGGTCTTGATTACCGCTGACGGAGGGAATCGTGTTCTGCTGGTGGTGCGTGACAACGGTGCCGGAATGGACCCGGCCAGCCTTGCGGAGCTGCTCTCGGATGATAATGCGAAGCAGCGGGGGCTTGGCATCGGCTTCGCTTATGTAACCCGGATGCTGCGGACCTACTACGGGGAGCAGATGACGCTGCAGATCCACAGCTTGCCGGGAGAAGGGACCACCGTTTCCATTATCATTCCGTTCAAAAGCAAGGAGGAATTCGATGATTAAAGCCGTAGTGGTCGATGATGAACGTCTTGTGCGCAAAGGCTTCATCTCCCTGATCGATTGGCCCTCCTTCGGGGTGGTCATCGTCGGCGAAGCCGGAGACGGCAAGGCTGCGCTGGAGCTGCTCCGGCAGCAGGAGGTGGATCTGCTGTTTGTCGATCTGACGATGCCCGGGATGTCGGGCTTCGAGCTGATCCGCCAGGTAAGGCAACGGTTCCAGGGTACACGTTGTGTTGTGCTGACCTGTCACCATGAATTTGATTATGTGCAGGAAGCGCTGCGGCTGGGAGCTGTCGATTATATCGTCAAGACGCTGCTGGAGATGGAGAATGCGGACGAGACGATCCGGCGGCTGGTGGACCGCATTCAGTGGGAGGATCATACCCGCGCTTCGCTTCACCGCGAAGAGAGTAAAGTGATGGCGGCTGACAAAGCCTTGCTCTATCTTCCAGTGGACGGCGGCGGCACGGAGGAGGAGCTGCTCCGGCTGACCATGGTCAGGAATAATCCGCTGATCTCCTTCCAGGACATGTGGATGTCGCCGCTGCTCCAGCGCTTCTCCGAAGAGGAGGGTGAACGGGAGCTGCGAACCCGGCTGTCTGGCAACTGGCTGACCGCACTGGTCAGCGGACTGCGGAATCAGCGCTTGCAGGAATTGGAGCAGCTGTTCACGGCGAAGCTGCGGCAGCTGATCTTCTACCAGGCAGGCAAAACTGGACTGACGCAGCTCAGCTATGAAGAGCTTGTACAAGCTCCTGCCGCTGAGCCGGCGCAGGAGGCTTCGGCGCTGGAAGAGCTGCTGGAAGAAGCGCAGAATCTGAAGTGGACGATGGATGAGAGGGAATGGGAACGCTTGACCCGCGCCATTGTCCAGCTGAAGCCGCGCTGGGAGCGGTTTCCGGTGTTTGGGTATGGGCTGCTCAAGAGCTGGAGCGGCTTGCTGCTGAACGCCGAGGAGCAGGCCAGGCTGGAGGAGGCTATCAGCGGAAATCAGAGCTGGTGCCAGTGGCACAGCTGGCTGCGGCAGTTCTCCGATCATGTGGGACGGAGGATGATCGAGCTGGGATTGAGCAAAGAGGTGATGCTCTGCCTGATCCGTGCCAGACGTTACATGAGACAACATGCCGGTGACAAAATCAATCAGCGCGATGTTGCGGCGAAGATCAATATGAGCCGGGGATATTTCAGCCAATGCTTCGCTCGTTTCGCGGGTGAGACTTTTGGCGAGAGCCTACGCAGCATGCGCCTCGAGCTGGCGAAGCAGCTGCTGTTGGAGACTGCGCTGCCAGTCTGCGAGGTCGCGTCCAGGTCGGGCTTCGAGGATGACCGTTATTTCAGCCGATTGTTCCGCGAGCGCGTCGGACGACTGCCGAGTGAATTCCGCATGGAAGGAAGACGCCCATGACGAAGTGGCCAAGGTTCATCCTGGCGGCACTGCTGCTCCTGCTGCTTGCCGCCTGTCGGGACAGCGGTTCTGCGGGTGACGGCTCTGGAAAGGCAGAACCGGAAGGCGGTGAAGCTGCCAGCCCGGCATACAGCAGGTATGCCGAACCCATCGAGCTGCGCATCGGCTTCAAAGTGCCGGATTCCAGGCTTAATACGGGCGACAGCAATGATAACAACCCCATTACCCGCTATCTGGAGAGCATCACCGGGGTTAGGGTGATCCATTCCTGGGAGGCCAAGGGGGAGGAGGTTTTTTTTCAGAAGGCCCAGCTCGCCATTGACAGCAATGACCTCCCGGATGCGCTGGTGGTGAACCGGGAGCAGCTCGGCAAGCTGATTGACAACCGGATGATTGAGGATCTGACCGATATTTACGAGGGGTATGCCTCCGAGTTGGTCAAGGACATCTATGACTCTACCAACGGTGAAGCCCTTGGCGATGCAACCCGCAACGGCAGATTGTATGCATTGCCCAACGTGGCGATTCATGCGGACTCGCCTGCCCTGCTCTGGCTGCGCCAGGATTGGCTGGAGAAGCTGGAGCTGCCGCCGCCGCAGACGTATGCGGATATTGAGCGCATCGCCAAGGCTTTTATAGAGCTGGACCCTGACGGCAATGGCAAACGGGATACGCTGGGACTCAGCGGCTACCGGAATATTGTGTATGGCACCAAGCCGCATGTGGCTGGACTGGATGCAGTGTTCAGTGCATATCATGCCTTCCCTACGAACTGGATCACAGACAGCTCAGGCAACGTGATGTACGGCTCGATCACGCCGGAAACCAAGCAAGCGTTAGGCAAGCTGGCCGACTGGTACCGCCAGGGTCTGCTGGACCCGGAGTTTGCGCTCTACAAAGAGACTCAGGAGCCGATTATTGCCGGCAAGTCCGGGATGTTCTTCGGCCCGTGGTGGATGCCTTATTATCCTTTGTCCGAGGCGGTGGCGCTGGATACCAAGGCGGAGTGGAGAGCCTATGCGGCCCCGCTGGATGATTCGGGTAAATTTGTGACCCATATGGCTCCGGTGACCGACCGTTATCTCGTAGTGCGCAAGGGTTATGAACATCCGGAAGCAGTGGTCAAGCTGCTGAATGCCTTCACCCGTCTGGAGAGAAGGCAGGACCCCAATCTTGCGGAGGTGGACAAAATGGACGATTTTGCCGCCGAGACCGGAATTCAGCCGCGTGCCTATTACCCGTTCGATCTGCTAATTGACTATTCTGATGCCATTGAGAAGCATTATGCCGACATCCAGCAGGCCTTGCACGACAAAATCGACAAAGACACACTGGACCCCGACACCCGCCTGATCTACGATCATTGGATTGCGGAAGAGGAGCAGCCGAAGAAGAACCTGGAGGGCTGGAAGGCGGTCAATGCCTATAAGTACGGCGTAGCTGTATTGACTTCAACGGCGATTGAGCGGGTACGCAGCGTTTTTTATGGCACAACCCCGCTGATGCAGAGCAAGTGGCCGGAGCTGCAGAAGCTGGAGCGGGAGACGTTCCTCAACATTATTGTGGGGGATGCGCCGCTCAGCGCCTTTGACACCTTTGTTGCCGAATGGCGTGCGCTCGGCGGCGACGAGATCACCGCCGAGGTCGCCGCGTTAAGCGGCGGCTAGCCAGGCACGCAACGAACGAACAAAGGAACGTATGAACGAACCACCGACCGACGAACCAATGAACGGATGACACAATGAACGGATGAACCAATGA
This window encodes:
- a CDS encoding ABC transporter permease — protein: MGVPSGELLRGAEPVRSSRKKLQNKYKLFLMALPFLVVTFVFYYLPISGWLYAFYDFIPGIPLADTPYVGLKWFRTMVSNPTQTAEVLRVLKNTLAMSSLGLITSVFPVIFAILLSEIRSGWYRKLVQTLTTIPNFISWILVYALAFSLFSVDNGVITSILVQLGFVEEGHNFLASSSNVWITMIAWYWWKSLGWGAILYLAAIAGIDQELYEAAEVDGASRFRKIWHITVPGLIPTFFVLLLLSIGNLVNNGMEQYFAFQNAMNKDSIEVLDLYVYNIAFANNFPFATAVSMLKSVVSVLLLFAANTLSKVVRDESII
- a CDS encoding carbohydrate ABC transporter permease; this encodes MRALKPGEAMFQGIIYLLFGLFTLSCIYPFYYLFINTISANDLSAGGYIKYYPRGIHFDNYAKVLSISGLSHAALVSVYRTVAGTLLTVGASAFLGYLFTKKEMWGRKIWYRSVVVTMYFSAGLIPWYITMHNLHLTNNYLAYILPSIITPFNIILVKTFVEAIPPSLEESASMDGAGYLRVFWSIIVPLTVPILATITIFSAVNQWNSFIDTAFLMTDTRYYTLQFLLWRYLNESSSLAALIRNSPDMAASIQNMQTPTSVRMTVTMIVVLPILIVYPFFQRYFVKGIMIGAVKG
- a CDS encoding ABC transporter substrate-binding protein, which encodes MKLRSTLLLLLSAMLVFVLAACGGGNNSSAPESTAQTSKPSAEASSPVAETSAPDDGTLDHSKPLKLTVFSTTANYAGPQTGWFAKIIKDKFNMELEIVASNLTGGDTKISALMASGDMGDIIIFGDDKNHYPNAIKGKLLLDWTQDGLLEQYGKDINATFPKAVEKAKVAFGGGASVYGIGNNVATNPSGPSEGKDMTWGPDLRWDLYQQAGAPEIKTIEDYLPVLKQMQELEPKNENGKKTYAFSLWSDWDGNYKMTLAKQFANMLGYDEIADTAVYVKADEEKYYDFLSEDSWYMKSLKLYYEANQMGLLDPDSLTQKFDDVVAKYKDGRVLFSWFPWLGAANYNTPEKTAEGKGFALVPFKDELMYSTGFNVYGGNGIIAIGAKAKEPARIMELINWMYTPEGAMISAGSGTAVPNGPEGLTWEMDSSGKPVVTDFGWKAYTDQQNTQVPAEYGGGDYYYGSNQMNFSFVVPAMVNPDNKEPYDHNLWTTTLQRNPSKLDSDWRAKMGVLTPKEYFEKNNLLAVAPQGFTGKEPLTMDKTLEQKNKQIGTVIQQISWKMVFAKNQAEYDKLNKELHDKVNGLGYAEVMEFSVKKAEELFEARKSVK
- a CDS encoding sensor histidine kinase, producing MIKIPFVHSASATTSLRRTLVIYLLIGTLLPLLLVGVLSYTSIYSILTGKIGNGILASLRQEGSSLENTIENMDFASKQFALDGQIVEEMSAFLQAKQIYRKSQIMNSINEKINLVNFTNPYIGLTAYIMPGSEDPVLFTNMSTRRDFDIGRLPAFMRYNGADYYGPHSTMYAVGDNLVFSERRIVRVDGTHRLYIYLETNYSQLSRIFNQEAYGMQVNHLLVNQQGDQTYEIDGRLPAGITRAAGERSGIVHEQLDGYHLFRYESPQGWKLVAVVKKSVFNSEINSWLYTMLLLSLLTLLLAGVLAYLIWRRVYGPLRKLNLEIIRMAENVTTPVSFTRVEEFDFVLSNFQQMKEQVNELIVAVARNEKQKSQFEIEKLLSQINPHFLHNTLNTVQWLARLNGQKEIDKLVTLLVKVLHYNLGKQSIIVTISEEIEAIRNYMELQRIRYDYEFEFLVQAEEEVLAAAVPRFLLQPLVENSIYHGLSDQGKVEVLITADGGNRVLLVVRDNGAGMDPASLAELLSDDNAKQRGLGIGFAYVTRMLRTYYGEQMTLQIHSLPGEGTTVSIIIPFKSKEEFDD
- a CDS encoding response regulator transcription factor, coding for MIKAVVVDDERLVRKGFISLIDWPSFGVVIVGEAGDGKAALELLRQQEVDLLFVDLTMPGMSGFELIRQVRQRFQGTRCVVLTCHHEFDYVQEALRLGAVDYIVKTLLEMENADETIRRLVDRIQWEDHTRASLHREESKVMAADKALLYLPVDGGGTEEELLRLTMVRNNPLISFQDMWMSPLLQRFSEEEGERELRTRLSGNWLTALVSGLRNQRLQELEQLFTAKLRQLIFYQAGKTGLTQLSYEELVQAPAAEPAQEASALEELLEEAQNLKWTMDEREWERLTRAIVQLKPRWERFPVFGYGLLKSWSGLLLNAEEQARLEEAISGNQSWCQWHSWLRQFSDHVGRRMIELGLSKEVMLCLIRARRYMRQHAGDKINQRDVAAKINMSRGYFSQCFARFAGETFGESLRSMRLELAKQLLLETALPVCEVASRSGFEDDRYFSRLFRERVGRLPSEFRMEGRRP
- a CDS encoding extracellular solute-binding protein, whose product is MTKWPRFILAALLLLLLAACRDSGSAGDGSGKAEPEGGEAASPAYSRYAEPIELRIGFKVPDSRLNTGDSNDNNPITRYLESITGVRVIHSWEAKGEEVFFQKAQLAIDSNDLPDALVVNREQLGKLIDNRMIEDLTDIYEGYASELVKDIYDSTNGEALGDATRNGRLYALPNVAIHADSPALLWLRQDWLEKLELPPPQTYADIERIAKAFIELDPDGNGKRDTLGLSGYRNIVYGTKPHVAGLDAVFSAYHAFPTNWITDSSGNVMYGSITPETKQALGKLADWYRQGLLDPEFALYKETQEPIIAGKSGMFFGPWWMPYYPLSEAVALDTKAEWRAYAAPLDDSGKFVTHMAPVTDRYLVVRKGYEHPEAVVKLLNAFTRLERRQDPNLAEVDKMDDFAAETGIQPRAYYPFDLLIDYSDAIEKHYADIQQALHDKIDKDTLDPDTRLIYDHWIAEEEQPKKNLEGWKAVNAYKYGVAVLTSTAIERVRSVFYGTTPLMQSKWPELQKLERETFLNIIVGDAPLSAFDTFVAEWRALGGDEITAEVAALSGG